The DNA region AAACCCAAAAGTGGTCgttcatctatactattaaagcatagGCAGAATCCTATGAGAGATTCTGCCCATgctttttctaaatatttacatCTAAATGTCACtgccttctttttttttcttttttttaaaaaaaaaatccacaacAATAAATGCTCAAACTAGAGAGCTCCGATTTGATCCGAgtatttagattttggattttCGGAAATAAAAATTTCAACCTCATTCacgtatttataaatattggtTTGGATTCGATTAGGATCTTTGTTGAttcggataacccgtttaaattatttaaagaaataaaaaaaatcataaatactttaaatttctcaaatctaaaaaaaaaaatattacatataagtTTCAGTACACATTCGGGTATGAACCGGGTCTATTCGGGTTTTATATTTTTCGGggttaaaaatttaaaatatttataatttttgctCGGCTTCGGTTCAGATTTTTGCGGGTTatgataacccatttaaattattttaaaaaatttaaaattaaaatatattttaaattttctcaaaatctaaaaataggaaaaataatacatataagtttgaataatgtatgccaaaatacataaaattaacataaaatttggtttggtatgaatattttaataaaaaatcaacagatatttcaattatttttggtgtttagagtattatttagctattttaaatatttacttttaaaaaatttaaaatgtcatatatgttttagatattctttatatattaaatataaaaataattaatatattgaagatataaatctatttcggatacattcgggttcATGAAATACTTCAGTTCGAATCGAATTCGGTTTTGGTTCTCTATATACAAAATTTTTGAACCCATTAGAATATTTAACCAATTTTGGTTCAAAGTAATTTTTGGATTAAATTCGATTTGGTTCTTCGATTCAAGTTTTTTATGCAGAATTAACCACAATAGTCAAACTGAAACTAAATCAAAATTCAGAGATAACCAAATGGTTCATATATCTTGGAtcagaaaaccaaaatttaaaccaaaactaaacaaaaaataacaaaatagaattaaaccaaaaatacttccgcgcttttaaagcgcggatcaaaatctagtcgaGCTCAAAATCTCTTACCCATAATAACTGAggcaaaccaaatcaaaacctCAAATGTCCAGACCTACGTGTAGGGGCAGATCCACGGTGTCAGGTAGTGGGACACGTGCCCCCAAATCCTTTAGGAAAATTGTTTAACAACCAAGGGACATCTGACTTTTGTAGATTAATTGGTAAAGATGTGCCCGGTAAAGTCGCCCTCTTCGGGGTCCAAAGCTACACaattttttgacatttttatttGCTGTTTGACACGTATGCTCTTACTGTATCTATCTTTAcagttataacttataaatagcataaaaaaacttataaatagcTTTTCCCCTCCTTCtcctttgtttattttttcttttcatagttatctattatattttatatatttatcttttgaaGATTCTACGCCACATTGTAagtacatttttaataatagacATTCACAATTGCTAGTAAATAAATAAAGccaattaatattaaaataataaataatatattcattaatttatttcacaattagagttttgtttttttatgatAAGATGACAAAACAAAGTTATGtatgatattaatatatttatgaatatgTTAACTTGAAGATTacttttttgtatattttcaaattatttttaagtgtAATCAAATTATTGTGATTAATAACATTTGTGATGAAGTTTAAGAATTcttaaacttattttataaaaaagttccTGTTTTTTTGAGAAAGTACCTAAAAAGTTCTTGGGTTGTGAACAAATGTATGTTAATTTTTTCACAGTTTATAGATGATTATGTTTTATGATTAGTAtcttacaatatttttaatataatgttattgaagtctattatataaattaaatgaatGTATTATTAACTATGTGCCCCCGTCAAAAATTTGTTCTGGATATACCAGTGACTATGGGTGTGATTGGTAGCTGTTGTAGGTGTTCTTCCTAactctatttatttatatatcattaAATTCAGAGTAATCAaactttaagttttttatttaaactacagtttttaaaataatttacagcTGTATAAGTGTTTTGCAGAGCCAAATATCCAAAGAATTTTTTTAGGActttctataaaatttatagaaataaaaacctAAAACCACAGCAAAAAATCTACTGATTTTTTTCTACagcaaaaattttaaaactaccCTATGTGGATTATTCATATATGAATGTGTATGAGAAGAGAAATGGAAAATAGGTTCGTATATATATTCATTACATCAATTAATAAACATCTAAgtttttgagaaaataaaaattatttccaGACATCttaaattagaaaacaaaagatGTATTGAACCCTAGTTTTCATCAATCAAGACCTTATATTACATTCTGAAGACATAAATAACAAACAACTAAATATATTGCTTGTCATGAGTATCTAGATCAACATGAGTTGCTAAAGATATTGCAatagattaccaaaaaaaaaaagatattgcaATATGCCAATATCCCGATAAAAATAGAGACATAAAGTGATGCTTTAGTTTGATAGTATACAAAATAAGGGCTTGATTCTGAATATAGGTGGGAATGTGGCCCCCCAAGTCCAACCCATGTGGTTTGTTCCATGTTTCACCACCACCTACCCACTTTTCTCATTTCCATATGTATAAAACTCTTAAGTAACGCTACTGGCGGAGTCAAGTTTGGTGGGATGAAGCGATTTGCCcctgtaaaataaaataaaattagcgTAAATTCTTAcagataataaataattagtgcCTCATACCACataatttatttgaattatatattttcatccaTTAATATTTTCCGCTTATTTCTatcaaccaaaatatttttatatataattcaattGTATCCATCCAaatgaatgtatttatcttttgCTCCTAAAAGCATTCATACgaattcataaattttagacgtttagttaatatttaataaacatgAACACAAAACATATATGAACATATCGAAGAATTTGACTTATGCTAGCACATTTTTTCCTTACATTTTTCTGCAAAGCTTATAAGGTTTTAGTTTATACTTTCAAACGAGATGCACcaactaattttttataaaacaaaaattactttttatgaaatattttatttctgtACGTCTAAGATCAGTCAATTGCCCCAtgcactaaaaataaaaacaactaaaGTTTGATCCGCATTGTTTGTGCCggtatttttcattttataaatatatattttgatattttagtaaatgttttaaatatatgatttatatgttAGTGTTTTCAGCCATCTAAACTATACACTCATAAACATATAACAAATGAGGTTCTCAGATGAAGCAGAAGTAGAACATAATAAAAATGGATATATTTGcataatgataaaaaaaagagttttagaTTTTCTGGTAAGAGGTATAAAAGGAAAAACTCTTCTcccaaaaatatctaaactacAAAACTGCATTTGATCCGCATTGTTTGTGCCggtatttttttcattttataaatatatattttgatattttagtaaacgttttaaatatatgatttatatgttGGTGTTTTCAGCCGTCTAAACTATACACTCATAAACATATAACAAATGAGGTTCTCAGATGAAGCAGAagtagaacaaaataaaaatggatatattgcataataataaaaaaagagttttaaatTTTCTGGTAAGAGGCATAAAAGGAAAAACTCTTCtcccaaaaatatttaaactacaaAACTGGCGAAGGAAAATGTGGGGAACTGTTTATGATGTGTGTCCCTGATAAAATTATGAAAGGATATCTCTAAGTTTAGACTCAAGCTAAGATTTGTGTTGTGGAGTCGGGATATGAGAAGTTGAAGGCTAGACGAAGAGAGTGATTCTCTTGGATTGAGGTCATGGAGGCTGACTCTGCACTTCAACGAGACTGCTTATCATGTTATTCAATGAAAATGGCATTACCTTTAGATCATAATGTTTGGTTTAATACCTTTTATTCAAGTCACTTCTATATGTGAAATAGTTCATGGCTCTAtcttgtcacaaaaaaaaacataatctaaTGGCAGAATTGACTTAGCTCGCATCGAACCTTTAGTAGTTCAAAACTGTAAAAAAGAACACGAGTTTAATTGTGTTTTATGTTctttttaatagaatgaattGAAAAGATTTTTGACATTATACCTAAAAACCCGATGGACATTttaccaagaaaaaaaagaaacaatctgAGGAGTATAGCAAAAATGTCAAGAAACTAGTCCAGTTATAAAAGGCGGACTTTTCAAGGAAGCGAGGAGAGATTGATTCCTTCCTGTTTGCAGTaaggttaaaaatataaacaacgCTTTCTCATTTCCTTTtcgatttatatatatatttacaataactCGCCTCCCTTTTGCAATAGTCGCTCGTGGAGAGTATTTTGGTAACAGCCCCCACCAACCCACCCCTTCCACTCGGACGGAGTCTCCAACGAACTCACGCCTTCACCAAACATCTCACTCAGATCTCCCACGATGCAGAGCTCCGCCGTCTTCTCCCccctctctccctccctccctctccTCAAACCACGCCGTCTCTCCCTTCGCCATCCCGTCCTCACCGCCTCTTCGAATCTCAACGTCTCTCCTCCGAATGTCGTCTCCGTTCCTCCTCTACCTCGCCGATCTTGGCGTCTCGCCTCTTCCGACTCCCCGCTCCGTGCCTGGTCCGGTCTCCCTTCCGTCTCCCCTTCCCTCGACACTAACCGTTTCAAAACTGCCGCCACGGCGGTTCCGGAGAACGctgaggaaggagaagaagggaGTGGAAAGCTGAGTAAGATCCTCGAGCTTGGCTTGTTGTTTGCGCTTTGGTACCTTTTCAATATCTACTTCAACATCTACAACAAGCAGGTATTGGATTCTTAGATCCTCTACACCTCTTCGTTCCTCTTTATATATGCTTTAGGATCGTTAGATAAGTTTCGCATATGATTGAATCTGGAGGGATATTTTGTGCCGTTTCTTGCTGATTTGATTCTTGTTATGTTATAATATTGTTTCATTCTTAgcaatgttctaaaaatcgctAGGCAGTGATTAGGCGTTTTATAGAGGATTATTGTTTATGCGGGCGCTTAGGCCGATTTTTCGGACGCCTAGACCGATTTTTAAATAGTTCGCTTTGAAAAAATCGTTTCGTTCATGTTAAGATTTCAGTGATTGATGATCTAATTTGATTCCCTGCAGGTTTTGAAAGCTCTTCACGCACCAATGACTGTCACTTTAGTTCAGTTTGCGGTTGGTAGTGTGCTCATTACCACCATGTGGGCTCTTAACCTTTACAAGAGGCCCAAGATCACTGGTGCTCAGgtgcctttttttttgtttttttttgtttttttcatggAAACTGTTCTTATTCAGGAGGTATATTATTTACTGACTCATGGATATTTGATTTTTACCTTGATAGCTAGCGGCAATCTTGCCACTTGCAGTTGTGCACACGCTTGGTAATCTCTTCACTAACATGAGCTTGGGGAAAGTCTCTGTTTCCTTTACTCACACCATTAAAGCCATGGAGCCTTTCTTCTCCGTTGTCTTGTCTGCTATGTTTCTCGGAGAGGTAAGACCTCTTCTCTGATTCCTTATTGTAAGTCTTAAAGCTTTAATTTTTTATCTCTTGTCTTATTAGATTCCTACTCCGTGGGTAATCGGTTCCATTATTCCAATCGTTGGTGGAGTTGCACTTGCTTCAGTGACAGAGGTCTCATTCAACTGGTAAGCTCGTTCGAGAATTGTCAATTATCTATTCTTCTGGCTAATAGTTGCAATTACTAACTAACCACTTTTGATTGTTCTGTGTGGCAGGGCTGGCTTTTTGAGTGCAATGGCTTCAAACTTGACTAACCAATCCCGTAACGTGCTTAGCAAAAAAGTCATGGTCAAGAAAGATGTAAGTTCCCTGAGAATGACTCAAAACGTATTTGTGGATGAAAATACAGATCTTGATGTTGTATTCTAATGCAGGATTCTTTGGACAACATCACCCTCTTCTCTATAATAACCTTGATGTCTCTCTTTTTGATGGCTCCTGTGACTTTCTTCTCCGAAGGAATCAAGTTCACTCCGTCATACATCCAGTCAGTTGTGAGTTTTGTTTCTATGTTGCAAGATCAATCTTTTAATGTTTCCAGTCCCTAACGAAGTCTCTTGGTTTCAGGGTGTGAATGTTCAACAAATATACACCAAGTCTCTTATTGCTGCACTCTGCTTCCACGCATACCAGCAGGTAagcctttttttcttctccctTTGCTGTTTTCGTTGCTAGAAtatgaatctgattttttggaGCAAAAATACAGGTGTCGTACATGATACTGGCGAGAGTATCACCTGTTACACATTCTGTAGGAAACTGTGTGAAGCGTGTGGTGGTCATCGTGAGCTCTGTCATCTTCTTCAAGACACCGGTCTCGCCTGTTAATGCTTTTGGTAATATCCAGTCACTTTTTTGTGTAAAACCCATCTCTTACACAATCTTTGGAAGCTCACTAATGTTATTGTCCTTGCTTTCTTGTAGGAACCGGAATTGCCCTAGCGGGAGTCTTCTTGTACTCGAGAGTGAAGCGTATTAAGCCAAAGCCTAAGACTGCCTAAGCAAAACTATCTGCTACTGCTTTTATATGTATTACAATTTTCTTGAGCCGAAGTTTTATTTCAGATAGATGGTTTTATTCTTCTGCGGATTCTTGATACGTTTCTTCTCTTTATCATGTGTTATTTGCTGATTACTCTTTGAAATATTTTACAGTTCTCCAACAATAATTTCAGCGCAATTCTAACTACAAAACTATTTTGGTCGTGGAATTACACTTTCCTGTAGTTAAGAGTTGTATTTGTTTTCAAACCACATCAAATGTCAcctaatctattctattaaattatgaacataattaagaatattctattaaattatgAACATAATTAAGAACATCATCTATTGATATAAATTTGCTTTAACTATACATTCTCTTTATTTAGAGCATCTCTAATTCCACTCTATAATAAACTACAAAATAGAGTAGGAAATAGAGtaatgaacaaataaaaaaattattacttatttatttttctctttatatattcatatctaaattttttgttttctgtttggTATATTAAttgaattaaaatataactataaagaaaaacataaacatgattacaaaaaaaaaacataagtaaagatttaaattaaaaaacaaaaatgtgaatATACACCAAACTTTTGTCCAAAAAagatttaaatttctaaaaaaaaattaaaaatatatattcaccTTTTTAAAAATGCATGTCAGAATCTCGTTGTATTATTAAACTAAAGCTTTTGttgattgtttaatatatttatcagctatttaattttaataaattaatttaattggTAAATTAAACTTTGGTGATTTTTTgtcaagtaaaaaaatatacttttgccTAACAATAACAGAGAAAATGACATATTTTTACCTTAACAAATTTGATTGTACCAAATATGACGTACCGCTGCGACCTGCTCCGGATCCAGCTCGCATCCATACTAATAGTTAAGGAATccaattgtttttataaatataggtttttaaatagatttctttttttttaaaacagaaaattttaaataaaattgaaaggagctcaaaaatattttatatgtatatagttttattttcattacaaaataaactaaatattactgactaaactaatttttttaaaaaaatatttggaatattaaataaacatgaattttaaaggGTCAAAAAATCTTTTTCCGAGGCACCTAACAATGTTAAACCGGCCATGCCTATTTGAATTTTGATGCTAAAAAGCTTAAGGATTTGGTTCCGGAGACAGTTAAGTGATCTGGACCAGCTCTACCACATGCGCAGAGAGCACTTCGAAAATATGTGTGTAAATGTGTTTAGAAGATGATTTAATCCTTTGTATATAAAATACCTATCAtatcactaaaataaaacataattcgGGAAGAGTGGTTTGTGTGCTAGGTGAAGTAACTGCCTTAACTTGGATTTAAACTCCAAAGATAACTAACATAAAACAACATCATTTTGTGTTAATCTTCGATTTGTTGTTTAGGCATTAGGCCCAATTTGAATGTCCGACCGACTAGCGCCTAGCCTAGCGAATTTTTGAACACAGGTTAATATATAGTCCACAAATAAagttaaatcataattaattaataaaggTAAATATATAGTCCTCAAGTAAAGgtaaatcataattaatttttataaagtttatataaatataaatataaataatatattgggTTGtgtattttattcatatttaagttattttttaatttttctaaacagttcaaaatattttgatgtattttGCCATTTCACacataaaatacatttatatttgcGGCAATATACCTTAAATAAttgttcaaaaacaaaaagaaaattatatatttaaaattcaattaaTACACATAGCACAAAATTAAGTATATGTTTTTCTTACTTTTACATTATCACATACATCCACTAACTCTTTCTTTGTAAAATAGTACACCATGATAAAAGTCGGCATTGACTATAACAAACAGAGACAAACAAGGCTGTAGTATACAGTAAATATATGAGTACAAACTCAGAAGAATTCAGTTTGCCCAAATTTGGCCGGATCTGAGCATAGACCGGTGACATTGAGTTTGGCCTCCAagagtttttgatttttttttttttgcataagtGACAACCAAATTTGGAATTCTTTTTACAACAACTCTTTAGAAATGTTTCAGTTCTCTAAACTCTCAGATCAAATCCGGCTCATATTAGACATCGGCTATCTctaatgtgtttttttcctaCGGTATAAAAAAAACAACGCTAGAAGGATAAATATGCAATTATGAAGAGAGCccatgtatataatattatgtcaTATAATGAAATAATTTAGGATTCTACATGATCACAGTGAAATCCGAAATTTATAAGAACAAATATAGGTTTAAATGAGTTCAAACAAAGATGGAATGGAAGCATCTACATCTTTGCACAATCAGCAGGCTTAAATGAGACCGTCTTAGAAACGGTGTCGTAACCAACAAGGAAGTTCATCTGTGATAGATTCCCGTAGATGGCCAACTCGTCATTCCCACGGAAGGCGAAGCAAACCAAATCCTCAGAGAGTTGTACGAAGGCATTGGAGGAGTCTAACGTCACATCNNNNNNNNNNNNNNNNNNNNNNNNNNNNNNNNNNNNNNNNNNNNNNNNNNNNNNNNNNNNNNNNNNNNNNNNNNNNNNNNNNNNNNNNNNNNNNNNNNNNTTCGATTTTGAAAACAATACTAACTGCTGGTtctaaaaccattaaaatagtTATCAATGATGttaaaataaagtattaaaaattgtaaaatatgtttttgtagTAAAATTTACTTGATGACCACATTAcgatttttataatataaacagGGTGATAAAAGATTTAAGCTCAAATCGATCAGGCTCaccataaattcaaaatagatttcggtccacgattacaattacaaatgctCAGACCAAcatataaataactatataagaAACACAAGTGtatgcattttaaaaaaatcaaacacataTACATATCTAATTTGTCAATGCtatatagttttaatttttatcatataagtTTACTCTGCGCAAAGCGCATGTCTTATCATAGTTTCATAGTAAAAAGTATAAGATTTACCTGATTTTTAGAGATGCAAGAAAGATGAATGGACCATCAGGGAGAACAAAGATTCAATAAATCAAAATGTTTATGACACCTTTTGAGATGTAccttttttgttcaaatttgAGATGTACCTGTTAGAAAATAATACAAGCAAACAGGAAGGCAAGGGACAAAcggaatttaaacataaaacaaaattttaaagccAGAGATAATATCTGAAATCAAAAGAGAATAAACCGGTGTTAGAAAAAACATGATCCGAACaatgtttgaacaaaaaaaacagaaaaatgaaactatttaaagttttattttagttatccATGGGTTTAATGAGACATATATGCCTCTCCAAGCTTATCCCAATCAATATATGGACTTTGACTTTGGATAATTCCTCCTCTGCAAGGAGGAGTTTGGTTTTGAGTTTCTCTTTCTCATCCTTAAAGTCGAAAGATTCTTCCTCAAAGTTTTCTAACAACTCTATTTGTGCAGAAATAGAGTTTACTTCAAGTTGTGCTGAGTGCCTTAACTCTTTTGCTTCCATCTGATCCTTTACCATAAGAAGGATCGTTTTGTAATGCTTCCGAGTTGCATTTTCTCCTTTCTTAAAACCTTCTTTTGGACTTGATCCATAGTCCATTGAATGATTCCTCTTCAAGTCAATCGAGCTCGCCTCTAAACCTGGCTAGTAAAATTCGattgtagttttaaaaatcttatataagaTATGATATGCGAACTAGAGGAAACACttactttgatttttttgatattGAAGAAATGATAAAGAGAAGATATGATATAAAAAGAGTATAAACCATGGACCGTGGGTAGGTGAAATTTTACGAAaaattttttactattttttaatattcatttatGGTATTGAATATTTGATCAGGAATTGTGTGTTAGTGAAATCTAATCTATTCTTTTAGCAGAGGAAAAAAACTAATCTAACCTACGTAACCTTAGTATACGTGACATGTAGACatgtaaaaaaatttcaaaaaaaaaaagacatgtaaaattaacaaaatgtGGTCTtttaacaaccaaaaaaaaattaacaaaaaaaaaagtggccAAGAAGTTATAAGAATAAAATGGGCTTTCGTTCATTTTTTCAGCCCATTAGTGGAAACAAAAGGTGTACCCTGCACTCTGCAACACCCAATcattataatttgaaattagTCACTCACTCCTCCGCTCTCTTCTTCACCCGTtaggaaagaaagagaagagaagagggaGCGTTACTTGTtggatcgagagagagagagagagagaagagactgAAAATGACGAAGCGGAATCTCCGATCGAAGCCTTCTACAGTCGGTGAAGACGCGGAGCTTCTCTTCCAGAAGAAG from Raphanus sativus cultivar WK10039 chromosome 8, ASM80110v3, whole genome shotgun sequence includes:
- the LOC108823059 gene encoding triose phosphate/phosphate translocator, non-green plastid, chloroplastic, which gives rise to MQSSAVFSPLSPSLPLLKPRRLSLRHPVLTASSNLNVSPPNVVSVPPLPRRSWRLASSDSPLRAWSGLPSVSPSLDTNRFKTAATAVPENAEEGEEGSGKLSKILELGLLFALWYLFNIYFNIYNKQVLKALHAPMTVTLVQFAVGSVLITTMWALNLYKRPKITGAQLAAILPLAVVHTLGNLFTNMSLGKVSVSFTHTIKAMEPFFSVVLSAMFLGEIPTPWVIGSIIPIVGGVALASVTEVSFNWAGFLSAMASNLTNQSRNVLSKKVMVKKDDSLDNITLFSIITLMSLFLMAPVTFFSEGIKFTPSYIQSVGVNVQQIYTKSLIAALCFHAYQQVSYMILARVSPVTHSVGNCVKRVVVIVSSVIFFKTPVSPVNAFGTGIALAGVFLYSRVKRIKPKPKTA